The bacterium genomic interval CCGGTGGTCGATGACGAGGGCGTCCTGATCGGCATCCTCTCGGAGCTCGACTGTCTCCGGATGCTCGCTTCCGACGAGTTCTATCAGGAGGAGCAGGAAGAGCAGGGCGCTCTGGTCGGGCAGTTCATGACCCGGGACTTCCAGACCATCCCGCCCGAGATGGGGATCTACGCGATCTCCCACTACTTCCTGACGAGGCCGATTCGTCGCCTGCCGGTCGTCGACAAGAACCGGCTGCTCGGCCAGGTGAGTCGGCGGGACATCCTCCGTGGGATGGAGGAGATGAGCCGGAAGCGGTTGGTCCGGAAGCGATACCCGGATTACCTGCAGCCGACCTGACCTCTCGCGGCGGCCGTGGCGTCATGGCCGCCGCGAAAGGGCTCGCGAGCGTTCTCAGCTCGGGAGGGCGACGAGCACGGTCCCCGTCACGTGATCTCCGAGCTGGTTGGCGCCGCGGACGGAGACCTCGATCGTTCCCGCTGCGTCGTCCTTCGCCGTGACGGCGCCTTCGACGGTCATCGTGTCGCCGGGATAGTTCGGGGCGCCGAGTCGGATGTCGATCTTCTTGAGGGTCGCGCCCGGGCCGGTCCAGTCCGTCACGAAGCGTCCGACGAAGCCGTTGGTCGTCAGGATGTTCATGAAGATGTCCGGCGAGCCACGCTCTTTCGCGAGCTCGGGGTCGTGGTGCACGTCCTGGTAGTCGCGGCTCGCGATCGCCGTGGCGACGATCAGGGTGCGCGAGAGCGGGATCTCGAGCGACGGGAGCTTCTCTCCGACGGTGACCGAAGCCAGCGATCTCGTTTCACTCATTGGAGGACCGCTCCCGCGTCGGCTCCGCTCTTCGCCTCGGCCGCCATTCGCGCACCCAGCGTCGCAAGCTGCTCGTTGGAGCCGCCGAGGGTCATCGCGATGTGCTTGAGGCGCAGGAAGTGGCGGTGGATCGGGTAGTCGACGTCCGCGCCGATGCCGCCGTGGAGGTGCTGGCACGTGTGCGAGACGCGGTGACCGCCCATGCAGGCCCACCACTTCGCGATCGCCGCCTGCTTCTCGGCCGGATCGCCGTTGTCGATCCGCCAGGCCGCCTGCCACATGGTCGAGCGCATCGCCTCGACGTCGATGTACGCGTCGGCTGCACGGAGCGACACGCCCTGGAACGAACCGATCGGCTTGTCGAACTGCTTGCGCTCGCTCGTATAGGTCGCCGTCTGCTTCAAGCCTTCGTCGGCGACGCCGACGGCGAGGGCGGAGAGGGCCGTCGCAGCGCGCGGCTCCAGCCAGTCGAGGACGGCCTCGCCCGAACCGGGGAGCGCGAGCACGTCGCCCGCGGCCACGTTCACGCCGTCGAGGTTCAGCACGAACTGGCGTTCGTGCGCCGTGGTCTCCTGCTGCTCGAGGGTCACGCCGGCCGCGCCCGGCTCGACGAGGAAGAGGCCGAGCCCGCCGTCGCCCTGGGCGGAGACGAGGATCTTGTCGGCCGCCGCCGCGAAGGGTACGCAGACCTTCTGGCCGGAGAGGGCGAAGCCGTCGCCCGTCGCTTCCGCGCGCGTGCGCGCCTTGCGCGACAGCGCCGGGTCACCGACCTCGAAGAGCGCCGCGGTCAGGAGCGTGCTGCCGTTCGCGATGGCGGGAAGCAGGTCCTTCTTGAGGATCTCGCTTCCGAACTGCTGGATCGGCAGGGCCGTGTAGACGACCGACTCGATGAGCGGGATCGGAGCGAGGTTGCGGCCCGCCTGCTCGAGGAGAAGGCAGAGCGCGAGGAAGCTCCAGTCCTGTCCGCCGTGCTCTTCCGAGAGCGCGAGACCGAGCAGGTTCGACTCGGCGAGGGACGCCCAGAGGACCTGGTCGAAGCCCGGGCCGTCCGCGTCGGCCTCGACCTCGCGCAGGCGGTCGAAGCTCGTCGCGTCGCCGAGGATCTGGCCGGCCAGCTCCTGGACCGCTTCTTCTTCTTCACTGAAATCGAAATTCATCGGGAACTCCGTGATTGTTTCTGTCTGCGCGGCCCGTGGCCGTCGCGTGGGAGGAGGGGGCCAACCCGTCGCCGAGCGCCCGCAGGCGACAGACCAGGCGACTAACTCGGCGGTCGGAACTTGAGGATGCGAAAGCGCATCGTCGCGACGACCTCGCCGGCGGCATCCTTGTACGTGTAGAGCTGGGTCACGAAGTGACCGACGCCGAGGCCCGTCTTCTTCTCGCCGGAAATCGACTCGGTCGTGACCTCGTGACTGATCTGGTCACCGGGGACGAGCTCGCGGAAGTACTCCTGCTCGCAGTTGGTCGCGACGACCGAGGTGAAGCCCGCCTCGTCGAGGACGTCGAGGGATTGCTTCTGGTCGCCCAGCGCCGCGGCGTAGGCCTCTTCCTCTTCGGTCGAAGGCCGCAGTCCGCGCATCGTCCAGGCCTGCAGCATGGCCGGCGGCGCGATCAGCCCATCCCGGCCGGCAGCCTTCGCGGCCTCCGGGTCGAGGTACGCCGGATTGCGATCGCCGATCGCGTCGCACCAATGGTGGATCATCGGCTCGTTGACCGGATAGGGGCAGGTGCCCGTCGGGCCCGCCGGCGTGCCGGCGAAGGCGTCCAGGGTCTTCTGAAGATCGTCGCTCATACCGAGGTCTCCCCGCCTAGCGCGGAACGCGCGGCATGCGGAGGCCGGCCATCGAGACGATCTCCCGCTGGATCTCGTTCACACCGCCACCGAAAGTGTTGATCGTCGCCTGCCGCGCCTCGTGC includes:
- a CDS encoding CBS domain-containing protein: MREPNRILTARDLMTSSLITFRPNQTILEAIATLTKRGVSGAPVVDDEGVLIGILSELDCLRMLASDEFYQEEQEEQGALVGQFMTRDFQTIPPEMGIYAISHYFLTRPIRRLPVVDKNRLLGQVSRRDILRGMEEMSRKRLVRKRYPDYLQPT
- a CDS encoding MaoC family dehydratase; the protein is MSETRSLASVTVGEKLPSLEIPLSRTLIVATAIASRDYQDVHHDPELAKERGSPDIFMNILTTNGFVGRFVTDWTGPGATLKKIDIRLGAPNYPGDTMTVEGAVTAKDDAAGTIEVSVRGANQLGDHVTGTVLVALPS
- a CDS encoding acyl-CoA/acyl-ACP dehydrogenase, which encodes MNFDFSEEEEAVQELAGQILGDATSFDRLREVEADADGPGFDQVLWASLAESNLLGLALSEEHGGQDWSFLALCLLLEQAGRNLAPIPLIESVVYTALPIQQFGSEILKKDLLPAIANGSTLLTAALFEVGDPALSRKARTRAEATGDGFALSGQKVCVPFAAAADKILVSAQGDGGLGLFLVEPGAAGVTLEQQETTAHERQFVLNLDGVNVAAGDVLALPGSGEAVLDWLEPRAATALSALAVGVADEGLKQTATYTSERKQFDKPIGSFQGVSLRAADAYIDVEAMRSTMWQAAWRIDNGDPAEKQAAIAKWWACMGGHRVSHTCQHLHGGIGADVDYPIHRHFLRLKHIAMTLGGSNEQLATLGARMAAEAKSGADAGAVLQ
- a CDS encoding MaoC family dehydratase N-terminal domain-containing protein, whose amino-acid sequence is MSDDLQKTLDAFAGTPAGPTGTCPYPVNEPMIHHWCDAIGDRNPAYLDPEAAKAAGRDGLIAPPAMLQAWTMRGLRPSTEEEEAYAAALGDQKQSLDVLDEAGFTSVVATNCEQEYFRELVPGDQISHEVTTESISGEKKTGLGVGHFVTQLYTYKDAAGEVVATMRFRILKFRPPS